Proteins co-encoded in one Capnocytophaga ochracea DSM 7271 genomic window:
- a CDS encoding glycosyltransferase WbsX family protein encodes MENKEKKYRAIAFYLPQYHPIPENDEWWGKGFTEWTNVGRAKKLFRGHYQPRVPADLGYYDLRLPEIREAQAQMAKEAGIEGFCYYHYWFGNGKRLLERPFDEVVKLGKPDFPFMLCWANESWHAKFWDVNGVSSKKTLIEQKYDKSDWELHFQTLLPAFKDHRYIQIEGKPAFMIYKPFDFININEFIAFWQELAKKNGLKGIYFIGQLTNIDKQLEAIKEITIDGFNSLRMWNYSLNRSFIERAYRKIYRKIFSVPDIVDYSKIYKSFITPLEAQENIFPTIIPNWDHTPRSGKGGTVFKNTNGENFKQHVMEVLKIISQKEYDKRIVFIKSWNEWGEGNYLEPDLKNGYLYLDILQELLVSQK; translated from the coding sequence ATGGAAAATAAAGAAAAAAAATATAGGGCTATTGCTTTTTACTTACCACAATATCATCCTATTCCTGAAAATGATGAATGGTGGGGAAAGGGTTTTACAGAATGGACAAACGTAGGAAGGGCTAAAAAACTATTTAGAGGACACTATCAACCTCGTGTTCCTGCAGATTTAGGCTATTATGATTTGCGACTCCCTGAAATAAGAGAAGCACAAGCTCAAATGGCAAAAGAAGCTGGTATAGAAGGTTTTTGTTATTATCACTATTGGTTTGGAAATGGGAAACGTCTATTAGAACGTCCTTTTGACGAGGTAGTGAAGTTAGGAAAACCTGATTTCCCTTTTATGTTGTGCTGGGCAAATGAAAGTTGGCACGCTAAATTTTGGGATGTAAATGGAGTTTCAAGCAAAAAAACACTTATTGAACAAAAATATGACAAAAGTGATTGGGAGCTACATTTCCAAACTCTTTTGCCTGCATTTAAAGATCATAGATATATCCAAATAGAAGGGAAGCCAGCTTTTATGATTTATAAACCATTTGACTTTATAAATATTAATGAGTTTATCGCTTTTTGGCAGGAATTGGCAAAAAAAAACGGCCTAAAAGGCATTTATTTTATAGGACAGCTAACAAATATTGATAAACAACTTGAAGCAATAAAAGAAATTACAATAGATGGCTTCAACTCCTTAAGAATGTGGAACTATAGTCTCAATAGAAGCTTTATAGAAAGAGCATATAGAAAGATTTACAGAAAGATTTTTTCTGTACCTGATATTGTAGATTACTCAAAAATCTACAAAAGTTTTATTACTCCATTGGAAGCTCAAGAAAATATTTTTCCAACAATAATTCCTAATTGGGATCATACTCCTAGAAGTGGGAAGGGTGGAACAGTATTTAAAAATACTAATGGAGAGAACTTTAAACAACATGTAATGGAAGTATTGAAAATAATTTCACAAAAGGAATATGATAAAAGGATTGTATTCATAAAATCATGGAATGAATGGGGAGAGGGAAACTATTTAGAACCAGATTTGAAAAATGGATATTTATACTTAGATATATTGCAAGAACTATTAGTTTCTCAAAAATAG
- a CDS encoding glycosyltransferase family 2 protein yields MNQHKKILSICIPTYNRAKILDNALNAIQKELKTIDCSKIELIVSDNCSPDNTEEVVENYIQAGMPIVYSKNHTNLGMDGNFVQCFKKASAQYVWVLGDDDFLKEGALSFLLASLKNTNYGLIHLKIFPKGNEEIQIYQTIEDYLSDISYWITFISSNIVATKFVPLINFEKYMGTWFTLIPLYITAAKESSKNLMINKRIFEDAADGATNGGYNFFEVFVVNYLTIRQEMLAGAKNEMYYYKKEKKRLFNEFLLGNIYRFYFKKDIGRYKVEGGWKILFQYFGGNFYFYKGILKLTIKRLLPPQIIQRIKKMLS; encoded by the coding sequence ATGAATCAACATAAAAAAATATTGAGTATCTGTATTCCTACTTATAATAGGGCAAAGATATTAGACAACGCTCTAAATGCTATACAAAAAGAGCTGAAAACAATTGATTGCAGCAAGATAGAACTTATTGTATCTGATAACTGTTCTCCTGATAACACTGAGGAGGTAGTAGAGAACTACATTCAAGCAGGAATGCCTATCGTTTATAGCAAAAACCATACTAATTTAGGTATGGATGGCAATTTTGTACAGTGTTTTAAAAAAGCAAGCGCTCAATATGTTTGGGTATTAGGGGATGATGATTTTTTAAAAGAAGGCGCTTTGTCCTTCTTATTGGCTAGCCTCAAGAATACTAATTATGGATTGATTCACCTCAAGATTTTTCCTAAAGGAAATGAAGAAATACAAATATATCAAACTATTGAAGATTATTTAAGTGATATTAGCTATTGGATAACATTTATAAGTTCAAATATCGTAGCTACTAAATTTGTTCCCCTTATTAACTTTGAAAAATATATGGGGACGTGGTTTACCCTTATTCCTCTTTATATAACAGCAGCTAAAGAAAGTTCCAAAAACCTAATGATTAATAAACGGATTTTTGAAGATGCTGCTGATGGGGCTACTAATGGAGGCTATAATTTTTTTGAAGTATTTGTGGTAAATTATCTAACTATTCGTCAGGAAATGTTGGCAGGTGCTAAAAATGAGATGTATTACTACAAGAAAGAAAAAAAACGTTTGTTTAATGAATTTTTGTTAGGAAATATATATAGATTTTATTTCAAAAAAGATATAGGGAGATATAAAGTAGAAGGTGGTTGGAAAATCTTATTCCAGTACTTTGGAGGAAATTTCTATTTCTATAAAGGAATACTGAAATTGACAATTAAGAGATTATTACCCCCTCAAATTATACAAAGAATAAAGAAGATGTTGTCATAG
- a CDS encoding oligosaccharide flippase family protein has translation MNIKRIREVVFDKLGIDGAILYTTSARIIQAGGGIVTAFLIAKFLSKEEQGFYFTFASVLAIQIFFELGLGGILTQFVAHEMAHIRIKNNTFEGDKKHISRLASILHFSLKWYTVFAFLLLLTLTFGGGYFFYRNTVGIEHIQWKAPWLIVAFFAGSNLLLSPIMAILQGMHKVKEMARLALIQQITVMSISWLSLLLGAKLYVVAINAMVGFIVLVSLYLGGGYAKILYTLWKQPLFEKISYWQEIFPLQWKIALSWASGYFIFQAFNPIVFAFYGPVVAGQVGITLTILNAILSLVVSWTSTKIPLWSSLIAKREYKELDNSVERTLIKSSLVAMLVILGALVFIAGLQYFDFSLGYRFLPLPLCAVFFLSVPFNNIINTWATALRCFKKEPFLFQAFFIGLCCVFEMFFTAKYFTIVVLIYGYFLIVTCVSLPMSYYIFKTKKRNYYEST, from the coding sequence ATGAATATAAAAAGAATACGAGAGGTTGTCTTTGATAAATTAGGAATAGATGGAGCTATACTCTACACCACTTCTGCAAGGATTATCCAAGCAGGAGGGGGTATTGTTACTGCTTTTCTGATTGCTAAGTTCCTTTCAAAAGAAGAACAAGGGTTCTATTTTACTTTTGCTTCTGTATTAGCTATTCAAATATTTTTTGAGTTAGGGTTAGGAGGTATCCTTACCCAATTTGTAGCTCACGAAATGGCTCATATAAGAATAAAAAATAATACTTTTGAAGGGGACAAAAAACACATTTCTCGATTAGCTTCTATTTTACATTTTTCACTAAAATGGTATACCGTTTTTGCTTTCTTATTGCTATTAACACTTACTTTTGGAGGGGGCTATTTTTTTTATAGAAACACTGTGGGTATCGAGCATATCCAATGGAAGGCTCCTTGGCTAATAGTAGCTTTTTTTGCAGGAAGCAATCTGTTGCTATCTCCTATAATGGCTATTCTGCAAGGAATGCATAAAGTAAAGGAAATGGCTCGGTTAGCACTCATTCAGCAAATTACAGTAATGAGTATTTCTTGGTTGAGCTTACTATTGGGTGCGAAATTATATGTAGTGGCGATCAATGCAATGGTAGGGTTTATAGTGCTTGTAAGTTTATATTTAGGAGGGGGTTATGCTAAAATCCTATATACATTGTGGAAGCAACCTCTCTTTGAAAAAATAAGCTATTGGCAAGAAATATTTCCATTGCAGTGGAAAATAGCTCTTAGTTGGGCAAGTGGCTATTTTATTTTTCAGGCTTTTAACCCTATTGTTTTTGCTTTTTATGGACCAGTAGTAGCGGGACAAGTAGGGATTACCCTCACTATTCTGAATGCTATTCTCTCGTTAGTAGTAAGTTGGACGTCTACTAAAATACCTTTGTGGTCTTCTTTGATTGCTAAAAGGGAATATAAAGAATTAGATAATTCTGTAGAGAGGACTCTTATCAAATCGAGTTTAGTAGCTATGTTAGTAATCTTAGGGGCGCTTGTATTTATTGCGGGACTACAATATTTTGATTTCAGTTTAGGATATCGTTTCTTGCCTTTACCGTTATGTGCTGTGTTTTTTCTATCAGTACCTTTTAACAATATCATCAATACGTGGGCAACAGCTTTGCGATGTTTTAAGAAGGAGCCTTTTTTGTTCCAAGCCTTTTTTATTGGGCTCTGTTGTGTGTTTGAAATGTTTTTTACTGCTAAATATTTTACTATTGTGGTACTTATTTATGGGTACTTTCTGATAGTAACTTGTGTAAGTTTACCTATGAGCTACTATATCTTTAAAACTAAAAAAAGAAACTACTATGAATCAACATAA
- a CDS encoding NAD-dependent epimerase/dehydratase family protein: MKYLITGGCGFVGSNLAQEVLKRGEELVVLDNLFRYGSAQNLDWLRTQGSFTYYPYDIRNTNDVETVIKKEQPDIVFHLAGQVAMTTSIENPRLDFEVNAMGTFNLLDAIRKYCPNASILYSSTNKVYGDFANLTFKEEKMRYTCQEYPNGFPETYPLDFHSPYGCSKGTADQYLLDFHRIYGLKTLVFRHSSMYGSHQHATFDQGWIGWFVQKAIEIKQNTNQGLFTISGNGKQVRDVLYAEDVVNLYFQGVKYLEQAKGQTFNIGGGIENSLSLLELFAMLEKLLGIKMQYKELPFRESDQLVFVADNTKAQKILQWQPKMTSEQGIEKMVEWVKKK, encoded by the coding sequence ATGAAATATTTGATAACAGGCGGTTGCGGCTTCGTAGGAAGCAACTTAGCTCAAGAAGTATTAAAACGAGGAGAAGAATTGGTTGTTTTAGACAATCTTTTCCGTTATGGTAGTGCCCAAAACTTAGATTGGCTCAGAACACAAGGGAGCTTTACTTATTACCCTTATGATATACGCAACACTAACGATGTAGAAACTGTTATCAAAAAAGAACAACCTGATATTGTATTTCATTTGGCTGGACAAGTAGCAATGACTACTTCTATTGAAAACCCTCGTTTAGATTTTGAGGTAAATGCAATGGGTACCTTCAATTTATTGGATGCTATTAGAAAATATTGCCCTAATGCTTCCATTTTATATTCATCAACCAATAAAGTGTATGGCGATTTTGCTAACCTTACCTTCAAAGAAGAAAAAATGCGCTATACCTGCCAAGAGTACCCCAATGGATTTCCCGAAACTTATCCTTTAGATTTTCACTCCCCTTACGGATGCTCTAAAGGAACAGCCGACCAATATTTATTGGATTTTCATCGTATTTATGGACTTAAAACCCTAGTATTTAGACATTCATCAATGTATGGAAGTCATCAGCACGCTACCTTCGACCAAGGATGGATAGGGTGGTTTGTACAAAAAGCTATTGAAATTAAGCAGAATACAAACCAAGGGCTATTTACCATTTCGGGCAATGGCAAACAAGTGCGCGATGTGCTTTATGCCGAGGATGTAGTAAACCTTTATTTTCAAGGAGTGAAATATTTAGAACAAGCCAAAGGGCAAACTTTTAATATAGGAGGAGGCATTGAAAACAGTCTTTCTCTATTAGAACTCTTTGCTATGTTAGAAAAACTTTTAGGTATAAAAATGCAATATAAAGAGCTCCCTTTTAGAGAGAGTGATCAATTAGTATTCGTAGCCGATAATACTAAAGCTCAAAAAATATTACAATGGCAACCTAAAATGACCTCTGAACAAGGTATAGAAAAAATGGTAGAATGGGTAAAGAAAAAATAG
- a CDS encoding NAD-dependent epimerase/dehydratase family protein, translating to MTILLTGATGFLGSHLLKALVNKGYEVVVLKRSTSNMWRLKGFENTFKSYDIDQVPLRKAFEEQYIDTIIHTACVYGRKGESMQQILETNLMFGIELLNTGTFFNTGTFFNTGTLLYKYLNYYALSKKQFEEWLQLASDKIQVVNLKLEHMFGEQDGNDKFTSWILNELQQEKNIIPLTAGTQKRDFIYIDDVVSAYLTCLEQAPQLKSFNDIEVGTGVLTPVKTFVMLVKEVLEKLKGKPIQTQLNFGALPYREGEIMEPQVDNSRLCSLGWQPKRGLEENIERFVKHEIQ from the coding sequence ATGACGATACTTTTAACGGGCGCAACAGGATTCCTCGGCAGTCATTTGCTGAAGGCATTGGTAAACAAAGGCTATGAGGTAGTAGTACTCAAACGCTCTACCTCTAATATGTGGCGTTTAAAAGGCTTTGAAAACACTTTTAAAAGCTATGATATAGACCAAGTACCTTTGCGAAAAGCTTTTGAAGAACAATATATAGATACTATCATTCATACAGCTTGTGTGTATGGTAGGAAAGGTGAAAGTATGCAACAAATACTTGAGACCAACTTGATGTTTGGTATAGAGTTGCTTAACACCGGGACCTTTTTTAACACCGGGACCTTTTTTAACACCGGGACCTTATTATATAAATATTTAAATTATTACGCTTTATCGAAAAAACAATTTGAAGAGTGGTTGCAATTGGCGTCTGATAAAATACAAGTGGTAAACTTAAAATTAGAACATATGTTTGGAGAACAAGATGGCAATGACAAATTTACCTCTTGGATCTTGAATGAACTCCAGCAGGAAAAAAACATCATCCCACTCACCGCAGGCACACAAAAGCGTGATTTTATTTATATAGATGATGTGGTAAGTGCCTACCTTACTTGTTTAGAACAAGCTCCACAACTAAAATCCTTTAATGATATAGAGGTAGGTACAGGTGTACTCACTCCCGTAAAGACTTTTGTAATGCTTGTCAAAGAGGTATTAGAAAAACTTAAAGGCAAACCAATACAAACACAGTTGAATTTTGGCGCTCTCCCCTACCGAGAGGGGGAGATTATGGAGCCCCAAGTAGATAATAGTAGGTTGTGCTCTTTAGGCTGGCAACCTAAAAGAGGTTTAGAAGAAAATATAGAACGATTTGTAAAACACGAGATACAATGA
- a CDS encoding type II toxin-antitoxin system YoeB family toxin: protein MDTNKLAFTVQISEEALQELKIIKKSGTPAVRKKIERIVQELQETPEKGVGAPEQLKGKEGIVYSRALNKKDRLIYEIFKEENLVVIVQFLGHYQDK, encoded by the coding sequence ATGGACACTAACAAATTAGCTTTTACTGTACAAATTTCTGAAGAGGCTTTACAAGAACTAAAAATTATCAAAAAATCAGGAACTCCAGCTGTAAGAAAGAAGATTGAAAGAATAGTTCAGGAGCTTCAAGAAACACCAGAAAAAGGAGTAGGAGCACCAGAACAACTCAAAGGTAAGGAAGGAATAGTTTATAGCAGAGCACTTAACAAGAAAGATAGACTCATCTATGAAATATTTAAAGAGGAGAACCTTGTAGTTATAGTTCAATTCTTAGGACATTATCAGGATAAATAA
- the rfbH gene encoding lipopolysaccharide biosynthesis protein RfbH, with protein MSLETIREEIAKLVTQYAEEAYKPKPFEAGKTVIPPSGKVIGEQELQNMVAASLDAWLTTGRFNTAFEKKLADFLGVKYCITVNSGSSANLVAFSALTSPKLGERAIKKGDEVIGVAAGFPTTVNPIVQFGAVPVFVDVDLHTHNVNADLIEQAITPKTKAIMLAHTLGNPFNLEKIKALCEKYNLWLIEDCCDALGATYNGQKVGTFGDIATLSFYPAHHITMGEGGAVFTNNAELKTIAESFRDWGRDCYCAPGCDNTCNCRFSQQHGDLPFGYDHKYVYSHLGYNLKISDMQAACGLAQLDRVEEFIEKRRKNFAYLKNRLQTLTDFLYLPEATPNSDPSWFGFPITLKEESGTARVDLLRFLDQHKIGTRLLFAGNLTKQPYFKGVEYRVVGDLTNTDITMNQTFWVGIYPALGEEHLEYIVEKLEEYFGVNF; from the coding sequence ATGTCATTAGAAACAATCAGAGAAGAAATAGCAAAATTAGTAACCCAATATGCCGAAGAGGCTTATAAGCCCAAACCCTTTGAAGCAGGAAAAACAGTAATCCCTCCTTCAGGAAAAGTAATCGGTGAGCAAGAACTCCAAAATATGGTCGCCGCCTCACTCGACGCTTGGCTCACCACAGGACGCTTTAATACCGCTTTTGAAAAGAAGTTAGCCGACTTTCTGGGGGTAAAATACTGCATCACTGTAAACTCAGGGTCTTCAGCCAACTTAGTAGCCTTTAGTGCGCTCACATCACCTAAATTAGGCGAACGTGCTATTAAAAAAGGGGATGAAGTTATTGGGGTAGCAGCAGGCTTCCCCACTACAGTGAATCCTATTGTTCAGTTTGGGGCAGTACCTGTATTTGTAGATGTCGACCTACATACTCACAATGTAAACGCCGACCTTATAGAACAAGCTATCACCCCTAAAACCAAGGCGATTATGCTCGCTCATACTTTAGGAAATCCTTTCAATTTAGAGAAAATAAAAGCCCTTTGTGAGAAATATAACCTTTGGCTTATAGAAGACTGCTGCGATGCACTCGGCGCTACTTACAACGGACAAAAAGTAGGTACGTTTGGTGATATTGCAACACTTAGTTTCTACCCTGCCCACCACATCACTATGGGCGAGGGAGGTGCAGTATTTACTAACAATGCCGAGCTAAAAACCATAGCCGAGTCTTTCCGCGATTGGGGGCGTGATTGCTATTGTGCACCAGGTTGTGACAACACTTGCAACTGCCGTTTCTCGCAACAGCACGGTGATTTGCCTTTTGGATATGACCATAAGTATGTATATTCACATTTAGGTTACAACCTAAAAATTAGTGATATGCAAGCAGCCTGTGGCTTGGCACAATTAGACCGAGTAGAGGAGTTTATAGAAAAACGCCGTAAGAATTTTGCTTATCTAAAAAATAGATTGCAAACACTTACTGACTTTTTATATCTGCCAGAGGCAACCCCCAATAGCGACCCTTCGTGGTTTGGCTTCCCTATCACCCTTAAGGAAGAGTCTGGTACCGCACGGGTAGATTTGCTCCGTTTCTTAGACCAGCATAAGATAGGCACGCGTTTGTTATTTGCAGGTAACCTTACTAAGCAACCTTATTTTAAAGGAGTGGAATATCGTGTAGTAGGAGACCTTACTAATACTGATATTACGATGAACCAAACCTTTTGGGTAGGTATTTATCCTGCTTTAGGGGAAGAACATTTAGAATATATCGTTGAGAAGTTAGAAGAATATTTTGGGGTGAATTTCTAA
- the rfbG gene encoding CDP-glucose 4,6-dehydratase, with product MAIGKVNPQFWKGKRVFVTGHTGFKGSWLSLWLQLMGAEVKGFSLTPPTQPALFDVAKVGDNMQTEIGDIRNLQQLSQSIRAFNPDVLLHLAAQPLVRLSYKEPVDTYSTNVMGTVNVLEVARHTPNLKSVVVITTDKCYENHEWEWGYRENEPMGGYDPYSNSKGCAELVVSAYRRSFFYTDDTAAIASARAGNVIGGGDWAEDRLIPDILRAFEKQQPVIIRNPLSTRPWQHVLEPLSGYLVLAERLYNEGNVFAEGWNFGPKDDDCQSVQWILEKMVQFWGEGARYEWDKSEQPHEANFLKLDCSKAATRLKWHPQWRLADTLEKIIHWHRSWLQGADMQTRCLYEIKGYMES from the coding sequence ATGGCAATAGGAAAAGTAAATCCACAATTTTGGAAAGGCAAACGCGTATTTGTTACAGGGCACACGGGCTTCAAAGGTTCGTGGCTATCCCTATGGCTACAGCTGATGGGTGCTGAGGTAAAAGGATTTTCTTTAACTCCTCCTACCCAACCCGCACTCTTTGATGTAGCTAAAGTAGGCGATAATATGCAAACTGAAATAGGCGACATTCGCAACCTGCAACAGCTATCGCAAAGCATTCGTGCTTTCAACCCCGATGTGTTGTTACACTTAGCAGCCCAACCTTTAGTGCGACTTTCCTACAAAGAACCTGTAGATACGTATAGTACCAATGTAATGGGCACTGTAAACGTTTTAGAAGTAGCTCGCCATACTCCTAACCTAAAATCAGTGGTAGTCATCACAACCGATAAGTGTTATGAGAACCACGAATGGGAATGGGGCTACCGCGAAAATGAACCTATGGGAGGATACGACCCTTATAGCAATAGCAAAGGATGTGCTGAGTTAGTAGTGTCTGCTTATCGCCGTTCGTTTTTTTATACTGACGATACCGCAGCCATAGCTTCAGCCCGTGCAGGTAATGTAATAGGAGGTGGCGATTGGGCTGAAGATAGATTAATACCCGATATCTTGCGCGCTTTCGAAAAACAACAACCTGTAATCATCCGCAACCCACTATCCACCCGTCCGTGGCAACACGTTTTGGAACCCCTTTCAGGCTATTTAGTATTAGCTGAACGATTATATAATGAGGGCAATGTCTTTGCCGAAGGTTGGAATTTTGGACCTAAGGACGACGATTGCCAATCAGTACAATGGATATTAGAGAAAATGGTACAATTTTGGGGTGAAGGAGCTCGTTATGAATGGGACAAAAGCGAACAGCCTCACGAAGCTAATTTCTTGAAACTTGACTGTTCCAAAGCTGCCACCCGACTCAAATGGCATCCTCAATGGCGACTCGCCGATACTTTAGAGAAAATCATCCACTGGCATCGCTCTTGGTTACAAGGAGCAGATATGCAAACCCGATGCTTATATGAAATCAAAGGCTATATGGAATCCTAA
- the rfbF gene encoding glucose-1-phosphate cytidylyltransferase, with protein sequence MKAVILAGGLGTRLSEETVVKPKPMVEIGGMPILWHILKIYSHYGINEFIICCGYKGYIIKEYFANYFMHQSDITFDMANNEMHVHQKRAEPWKVTLVDTGEHSMTGGRLRRVLPYIANEEAFCFTYGDGVADIDIAKLLAFHKAHGKQATLTSVYPPGRFGALDIVDNQIMKFQEKPKGDGALVNGGFFVLSPKVIERIKDDNTIWEQEPLKGLAADGQLMSYKHEGFWQPMDTLRDKMLLEELWQNNKAPWKVWQ encoded by the coding sequence ATGAAAGCAGTAATATTAGCAGGCGGTCTTGGTACACGCCTCAGTGAAGAGACCGTTGTAAAACCCAAACCAATGGTAGAAATAGGAGGAATGCCCATCTTATGGCATATCCTCAAAATTTATTCGCATTATGGCATCAATGAGTTCATCATCTGTTGTGGCTATAAAGGCTATATCATCAAAGAGTATTTTGCCAACTACTTTATGCACCAATCGGATATCACTTTCGATATGGCAAACAACGAGATGCACGTACACCAAAAACGTGCTGAACCGTGGAAAGTAACCCTCGTAGATACAGGAGAACACTCTATGACCGGAGGACGCCTTAGAAGAGTATTGCCTTATATAGCCAATGAGGAAGCTTTTTGCTTTACCTATGGCGATGGGGTAGCTGATATTGATATTGCTAAATTACTAGCTTTTCATAAAGCTCACGGCAAGCAGGCTACCCTCACTTCTGTCTACCCCCCAGGTCGCTTTGGAGCTTTAGATATAGTAGACAATCAGATTATGAAGTTCCAAGAAAAACCAAAAGGCGATGGTGCTCTCGTAAACGGAGGTTTCTTTGTCCTTTCTCCCAAAGTGATAGAGCGCATCAAAGACGATAATACAATTTGGGAACAAGAACCTCTCAAAGGATTAGCTGCCGACGGACAGTTGATGAGCTACAAACACGAAGGATTTTGGCAACCTATGGATACCCTTCGCGACAAAATGCTCTTAGAAGAATTATGGCAAAACAATAAAGCTCCTTGGAAAGTATGGCAATAG
- a CDS encoding 2Fe-2S iron-sulfur cluster-binding protein: protein MSKYTIHLKNDKSYPCDENTSLLRAALNNDISLEYSCFEARCRSCRVKILQGKVENLQDEKVLTAEEKAAGYVLSCNVVPRSEVILDVEDLAVKLPKPQVTPCKINNITVLTPNIVEVVLRLPPKIVFQFLAGQYVDIIRNGQKRSYSISHSQCEANELRLFIRNYEGGLFSQYWFNEAKPNDLLRMEGPLGTFFYRNNPDCEEIVLIATGTGIAPIKAILEQLQSTPELTTHKKIWLLWGGRKKEDLFWQPETTLPNFTYIPVLSREEQWQGAKGYVQEIALQQPILWQKAQVYACGSELMIQSAQKLLTQQGLKEENFFSDAFISAN from the coding sequence TTGAGTAAGTATACCATACATTTAAAAAACGACAAATCTTATCCTTGTGATGAGAATACCTCTTTACTAAGAGCCGCCTTAAATAACGATATCAGTTTAGAATATTCGTGCTTTGAGGCACGTTGCAGGAGTTGCCGTGTAAAAATACTTCAAGGCAAAGTTGAGAATTTGCAAGACGAAAAAGTGCTTACAGCAGAAGAAAAAGCAGCGGGCTATGTACTCTCGTGCAATGTAGTACCTAGATCAGAAGTAATATTAGATGTAGAAGACTTGGCAGTAAAATTGCCTAAACCACAAGTTACACCTTGTAAAATAAATAACATCACTGTACTTACTCCTAATATTGTAGAAGTAGTATTGCGCTTGCCCCCAAAGATAGTCTTTCAGTTCTTAGCTGGGCAGTATGTAGATATTATCAGAAACGGACAAAAACGCAGTTATTCTATCAGTCATAGCCAATGTGAAGCCAATGAACTAAGACTCTTTATCCGTAATTATGAAGGAGGTTTATTTAGTCAGTACTGGTTTAACGAAGCCAAACCTAACGACTTATTACGAATGGAAGGCCCGCTGGGTACTTTTTTCTATCGCAATAATCCCGATTGTGAGGAGATCGTTTTAATAGCTACAGGCACTGGAATCGCACCTATAAAAGCAATTTTAGAGCAGCTGCAATCTACACCTGAATTAACAACTCATAAAAAAATATGGTTACTTTGGGGAGGAAGAAAGAAAGAAGACCTCTTTTGGCAACCCGAAACAACACTACCTAATTTCACCTATATACCCGTACTCTCTCGCGAAGAGCAGTGGCAAGGTGCTAAAGGTTATGTACAAGAAATAGCATTACAGCAACCTATCCTTTGGCAAAAAGCACAAGTATATGCTTGTGGTAGTGAACTAATGATACAAAGCGCCCAAAAGCTCCTCACCCAACAAGGATTAAAAGAAGAAAACTTCTTCTCCGATGCCTTTATATCAGCAAATTGA